GGTGCGAGAGCACTTCCTTCCTTTCTGCAGAGGGAACATCCAGATCAGGACAGTTACGGAGCGAACCGTGGCAGATGCTGTCACCAACTATCTTCTGCCTCTTGGCAACAGTTATCACCGTGACTTGCAGATGGAGGTCGGAGTTAAGTGCCGGCCAATAATAGCTGAGGGTCGACGCTGATGTACATTAAAGCCCGGAGCAGTTACATAAACAGAGGGACAGGTGCTCTCCTGTTTACCAGCGTGTTTGGAGGGCTCTCCACAGCCCCCGCACACGTCACAGGGAAAACTTCCATCAGAAGCTTTTCACCTGGATGGTACACCTGCCAGGGCGTGAGCCTCAGGGGCAGCAAAGAgccccagacttccctctccccGCCTTGTCCGGAGGAATACCGAGGTGTTTGAATTTCGGAGCTGGAAACACCTGGATTCAGAGACACCACCCGCGAAAAAGTTTCGATGCTTTCATGAAGTTTGTTGGGGTGTTTTGAAATGCATATTGCCAATGCCTTTTCTGTAACTCTCCCAAGGGCACCCGAAATGGCGCCAGCTAGagatgactgaactcctcactTGTGCGCAACATTGCCACAACATATGGCGTCACAAGCAGGGTGGAGAATGTGGGATGCCGTGCTAACCTGACCCCCCCCCCAGACGCATTTATCCTGACAGCATGAGGAAGCTCAGCCATCCTGGGAATCTTAAAAGTGTAAAAACAAATTCCTCACCTTGACTGGGACCGACATGGAGCTGCAGGGGCGGACGTTGCAGAGACGAGTCTCCTTGATCAGCTTGCAGCGGGTATTGTCATTGGTGACGCGAGAGGAAACACCCATACCGCAGCTCCTGGAACACTGAGACCAGGAAGTGGTCTGCACCACACACGGGTCCCCCAGCTGCCTCAGTGCTGGAGCAGAAGAATGAGGGGGAGACAGTGAGAAAGGACCGCTCGCTGGAGACACAGGCGCAGAAAGTGACGggctggaggagggagaagcCCTGCACACAGACCTCATTCACTGCACCGTGATTACAGCGAGGTGGGCGACAGAGGTATGTGCTGTGTGTGCAGGGGAGAGGGAGCACCGCCGGGGTGCAAGGAGCCAGTGGAAAACAAGCTTCACACATCaatactgacacacacagatgctcACAGTGACGCGTTTGTGGGGCGAAAATGGCGGAAACATAAAGGTCATGCACGGAGGAAAGTGCGGCACGCGCTCTTACCCGCCAGGTGCTTGTGCCCACGTGGCTTGTCCCACTTGCGCCCCACCTCCACCAGCTCGTTCCCCAGGGGGTCCTTGTCTTTTTTGGGCTTGAAAGGGTGCAGCTTCCGATAGGGTTTGGGGTAAGGCTTTGGGTAAGGGTAGGCCGGGTACGGAATGAAGGGGTATGGCGAGTAAACTGGGGGCTGAGGGCGCCGGAACACTGGGGGGACCACACTGGTTCCCTTGTGGCAGTCGATACTGAGGCAGCACTGCCCCGGCACTTTGACCAGCTGCGGCGCCGGGCACGCTGGCGATGCCAGGGGGAGGTGGCTGGGGCACAGGGGAATACAGCCCACGGCGCCGTCAATGCAGGTGCACTGGTGCTTACACCCCGCGCTGAAATTCTCACCGTTCTGGTACATCCGTCCGTTGTACTCGCAGGAGCGCCCCTCAGCTTTGGCTGGGAAGGAGACGGATATCATCAACCCCCACGGCACAGCCAAGAGTGACACGATAA
The genomic region above belongs to Synchiropus splendidus isolate RoL2022-P1 chromosome 19, RoL_Sspl_1.0, whole genome shotgun sequence and contains:
- the si:ch211-106h11.3 gene encoding CCN family member 1, which codes for MGTLVLLAVVQVVAAGLVASECPAVCECPAGPPSCPPGVSSVPDGCGCCKVCAAQLNQDCHDGRPCDHHKGLECNYGNDVGRTHGICRAKAEGRSCEYNGRMYQNGENFSAGCKHQCTCIDGAVGCIPLCPSHLPLASPACPAPQLVKVPGQCCLSIDCHKGTSVVPPVFRRPQPPVYSPYPFIPYPAYPYPKPYPKPYRKLHPFKPKKDKDPLGNELVEVGRKWDKPRGHKHLAALRQLGDPCVVQTTSWSQCSRSCGMGVSSRVTNDNTRCKLIKETRLCNVRPCSSMSVPVKKGRKCSRTHKAPEPHRLSYAGCRSTRLYRPNYCGVCRDGRCCSPRRTRTASVTFACLDGEHFNRSVMFIQSCKCSDDCNHLNEAALPPQRWLYGDTHKFMD